In the genome of Spirochaetia bacterium, one region contains:
- a CDS encoding endonuclease/exonuclease/phosphatase family protein, which yields MSWNVQNLMDAKLDGSEYDEYKPGNGWDEVAYRRRLKLAADIIDDVDADLVLLQEVENSQVLADLSEKYLSRYGYKWYGTIKKKGNAIALGFLSKEKPADLLVHGVSGARSVLEIDFSFADDKLVVLTCHGKSRLGDARESARLRLELSKTLSAQLALHENDLVLCAGDFNGNVGDDSQIGQPPIVDVASAEYHRFVDKGSLCVSGDRNYLVGKTLYSPELDDGIKLTKPGTYYYSGEGWQYFDHIYTSAAGFDGNGMEFEAFDIYAPEKLCKVEGVPYAWDRSGLAGISDHFPVVLQLKK from the coding sequence ATGAGCTGGAACGTCCAGAACCTGATGGATGCCAAGTTGGATGGCAGTGAATATGATGAATACAAACCTGGGAACGGTTGGGATGAGGTTGCATATCGACGGCGGCTGAAACTTGCTGCAGATATCATTGATGATGTTGATGCAGACCTTGTTCTCTTGCAGGAAGTTGAGAATTCCCAAGTGTTGGCAGATCTGTCGGAGAAATATCTTTCCCGGTATGGTTATAAATGGTATGGGACAATAAAGAAAAAAGGGAATGCAATTGCCCTTGGTTTCTTGTCCAAGGAGAAGCCGGCCGATCTTCTTGTCCATGGGGTATCTGGTGCCCGTTCCGTATTGGAAATTGACTTTTCCTTTGCGGATGACAAGCTGGTGGTACTGACGTGTCATGGAAAAAGCCGTCTGGGAGATGCAAGGGAAAGTGCACGGCTTAGGTTGGAACTGTCAAAGACACTTTCTGCACAGCTTGCACTGCATGAAAATGACCTTGTACTTTGTGCGGGGGACTTCAATGGAAATGTCGGGGATGACAGTCAGATAGGTCAACCCCCTATCGTTGATGTTGCCAGCGCGGAATATCACCGCTTTGTCGATAAAGGTTCTCTATGTGTGTCGGGAGATAGAAACTACCTCGTCGGAAAGACACTTTACAGTCCTGAATTGGATGATGGAATAAAACTTACAAAACCTGGTACATACTACTACAGTGGAGAAGGATGGCAGTATTTTGACCATATCTATACTTCTGCTGCCGGATTTGATGGCAATGGGATGGAGTTTGAAGCTTTTGATATCTATGCTCCGGAAAAGCTTTGTAAGGTCGAAGGTGTCCCTTATGCGTGGGACAGAAGCGGGCTTGCCGGAATAAGCGATCACTTTCCAGTTGTCCTGCAACTGAAGAAATAA
- a CDS encoding (2Fe-2S) ferredoxin domain-containing protein, whose protein sequence is MAKMTLEDLRKLRESKQDALRKRDVEGKDCQVIVGMGTCGIAAGAKVVLDAFLSELEAKGIENVSVTQTGCMGLCHVEPTVEVIVPGMPDVIYGNVDAKVVKQIVADHIIGKKLVSEHVFDKPAADILKKD, encoded by the coding sequence ATGGCAAAAATGACACTTGAAGATCTTAGGAAACTGAGAGAATCAAAACAGGATGCGCTTCGCAAGAGAGATGTGGAAGGCAAGGATTGTCAGGTTATCGTCGGCATGGGTACCTGCGGTATTGCAGCAGGAGCCAAGGTCGTACTTGATGCTTTCCTCAGTGAACTTGAAGCCAAGGGAATCGAGAATGTCTCGGTTACCCAGACAGGCTGCATGGGACTTTGCCATGTAGAACCTACGGTTGAAGTCATCGTACCGGGTATGCCTGATGTCATCTATGGCAACGTAGATGCGAAGGTAGTGAAGCAGATTGTTGCAGACCATATCATCGGCAAGAAGCTGGTGTCCGAACATGTATTCGACAAGCCTGCCGCAGATATTCTTAAGAAGGACTAA
- a CDS encoding ATP-dependent Clp protease proteolytic subunit: protein MQLNDEEEKKEEKKEQDPATNEKLLKTRQILLSGEINKESAEGIIKQLLVMEADDPDKEITIFINSPGGDVDAGYAIYDMVRFISCPVTMVGAGLVASAASLIFLAVPKEKRIGLPNSTYLIHQPMSGMKGVASDIEIYSKQIEKLRVKLDAVIAEATGKSLEEVSGDTERDHWLFSEDAKTYGLVDRIVSSRSDI from the coding sequence ATGCAGTTGAACGACGAAGAGGAAAAAAAAGAAGAAAAGAAGGAACAGGATCCTGCAACCAATGAGAAACTGCTGAAGACAAGGCAGATACTGCTCAGTGGTGAAATAAACAAGGAAAGTGCCGAAGGTATCATCAAGCAGTTGCTGGTCATGGAGGCTGATGACCCTGACAAGGAAATTACAATATTCATAAATAGCCCGGGAGGGGATGTCGATGCCGGCTATGCAATCTACGATATGGTCCGGTTCATTTCATGTCCCGTTACTATGGTCGGTGCGGGGTTGGTTGCCTCTGCTGCTTCTTTGATTTTTCTTGCAGTCCCGAAGGAAAAGAGGATCGGCTTGCCGAATTCAACCTATCTTATCCATCAGCCGATGAGCGGGATGAAGGGTGTTGCTTCTGACATCGAGATTTATTCCAAGCAGATAGAAAAGCTGAGGGTCAAGCTTGATGCCGTTATCGCAGAAGCGACGGGCAAAAGCTTGGAAGAAGTAAGCGGAGATACGGAACGGGACCATTGGTTATTCAGCGAAGATGCCAAGACCTATGGATTGGTTGACCGAATTGTTTCGTCCAGATCCGATATCTAG
- a CDS encoding flavodoxin family protein gives MKVLMINGSPREHGCTYTALDEIAKTLKDEGLESEILYVGNVQKAQDRQFVAQVAQKLREADGFVVGSPVYYAAPSQITVTLLVNLFGILKSEDIRLKPAAGVASARRAGTTSTIDQINKFFLYGQMPVVSSQYWPMVHGNSPADVLKDEEGLQIMRTLARNMAWMIKSFSKAALPKPKTETIMRTNFIR, from the coding sequence ATGAAAGTACTTATGATCAATGGCAGCCCTCGTGAACATGGTTGTACCTATACAGCACTCGATGAGATTGCCAAGACTTTGAAAGATGAGGGATTGGAAAGTGAGATACTGTATGTGGGAAACGTTCAGAAAGCACAGGACAGACAATTTGTTGCACAGGTAGCCCAGAAACTGAGGGAAGCTGATGGCTTCGTAGTCGGAAGTCCTGTCTACTATGCGGCACCTTCCCAAATTACCGTAACGTTGCTGGTGAATCTTTTCGGTATATTGAAAAGTGAAGATATAAGGCTGAAACCTGCGGCAGGTGTTGCTTCTGCAAGAAGAGCCGGGACTACATCGACCATTGACCAGATCAACAAATTTTTCCTCTATGGGCAGATGCCTGTCGTCTCTTCACAATATTGGCCCATGGTGCATGGCAACAGTCCTGCCGATGTGCTGAAGGATGAAGAAGGATTGCAGATCATGCGGACCCTTGCAAGAAACATGGCTTGGATGATCAAGAGTTTCAGCAAGGCTGCACTTCCGAAGCCTAAGACAGAGACCATCATGAGGACAAACTTCATCCGTTAG
- a CDS encoding redox-sensing transcriptional repressor Rex yields MNNDQLIRITRYYRALNRLRSIGLEKVFAHNLADAAGVSPAVVRKDFSQLSIHGQKRGGYEITDLLQSLSDLLGKGDPQNTIIIGCGRIGLALMHYNGFEPDGIKVVAGFDNDPQVYSDASQPTPIYPLSRLDEVVEAMNVRVGIITVPEIAAADTYQRLLTAGVTGILNFSPVTLKPVEMPDGNLSVVHNINLSLSLEQIFYELRFPKRSKTPAAEAPGQDDIE; encoded by the coding sequence ATGAACAATGACCAGTTAATAAGAATTACTCGCTATTACAGGGCACTCAACAGACTTAGATCAATAGGTCTCGAAAAAGTCTTCGCACACAATCTTGCCGATGCTGCCGGAGTTTCTCCAGCTGTCGTGCGAAAGGACTTTTCGCAGTTGTCAATCCACGGACAGAAAAGAGGTGGTTACGAAATCACCGATCTCCTGCAGTCTCTTTCCGATTTGTTAGGGAAGGGAGATCCTCAGAATACAATCATTATCGGTTGTGGAAGAATCGGCCTGGCGCTGATGCACTATAACGGATTCGAACCTGACGGCATCAAAGTCGTTGCCGGTTTTGATAATGATCCACAGGTCTACAGTGATGCTTCTCAACCGACTCCTATTTATCCCCTTTCAAGACTTGATGAAGTAGTTGAAGCCATGAATGTCCGTGTAGGTATCATCACGGTACCAGAAATTGCGGCTGCAGATACGTATCAGCGGCTTTTGACTGCAGGTGTAACGGGGATACTGAATTTCAGTCCCGTCACACTCAAGCCTGTAGAAATGCCTGATGGCAACTTGTCAGTCGTACACAACATCAACCTAAGCCTTTCACTAGAACAGATATTCTACGAACTTCGGTTTCCCAAGAGATCAAAGACTCCGGCAGCTGAAGCGCCAGGACAGGATGATATTGAATAG
- a CDS encoding ATP-binding protein has protein sequence MHRYVTDFILDIVQNSFEADSNNVELVLREDDRYLDMTVRDDGKGMSHQMLEKVLDPYQTDGIKHIKRKVGLGLPFLVQATRSAGGSFDIQSEVSKGTVVKCRFDLCNIDTPPMGDIPSTLLALVSHPAAKGVEIERSLSTSKGSDSYHLSREKLLEVLGSFTTVATLNLLMEYLQSQEEALDRFKVDHIPVL, from the coding sequence ATGCATCGGTATGTGACTGATTTTATCCTTGACATTGTCCAGAATTCTTTTGAAGCAGACAGTAATAACGTGGAACTGGTGCTTAGGGAGGATGACAGATATCTTGACATGACAGTCAGGGACGATGGAAAAGGAATGAGCCACCAGATGCTGGAAAAGGTCCTTGATCCCTATCAGACTGATGGAATCAAACATATAAAAAGGAAAGTTGGGCTAGGGCTTCCGTTCCTCGTGCAGGCAACAAGATCGGCAGGAGGAAGTTTTGATATACAATCGGAAGTCAGCAAAGGTACAGTAGTAAAGTGTAGGTTTGACCTATGTAACATTGACACTCCTCCGATGGGGGATATCCCTTCTACGTTGCTTGCCTTGGTGAGTCATCCGGCTGCCAAGGGAGTTGAGATTGAAAGGAGCCTGTCAACGTCAAAGGGAAGTGATTCCTATCACCTTTCAAGGGAGAAGTTGCTTGAAGTCTTGGGGTCCTTTACTACGGTAGCTACACTGAACCTGCTGATGGAGTATCTCCAATCGCAGGAAGAAGCGCTCGACAGATTCAAGGTGGATCATATTCCGGTCCTATGA
- a CDS encoding [FeFe] hydrogenase, group A, protein MVNVKIDGIPVEVEEGTSVLNAAKKAGVRIPTLCYHPDLVPFASCGMCICKQEGKAKIIRACSTPVNEGLSVITNDPELFEVRKTILELMLSNHPSSCLTCIRNGNCELQTLAAEFGIREQPFEVRLTTKPKDTSTPSLVLDPSKCIKCGRCVQVCQDLQGVFALEFIGRGDSTCMAPAAMLKLADSPCVKCGQCAAHCPVGAIYEKDETDLLRAAVADPDKKVVVQMAPATRVGISEEFGYKPGTISTGKMYAALRKLGCDVVFDTNFSADLTIMEEGSELVKRLTTKGSVLPQFTSCCPAWVDYVEKYYPDLMENLSTAKSPMMMQGAVTKTYYAEASKTDPSKIFSVAIMPCTAKKAERIRDDNMKVSGYSDVDLVLTTRELARMIRTAGIDFEALPEENADSPIGEYSGAGTIFGNTGGVMEAAIRTAYNLVTNEELDNVEVESVRGMDNFRTGEVDIKGTKVRVAVVHGLSNAKQVCDEIRAAKAAGKQAPYEFIEVMACRGGCIAGGGQPYGADDTVRQERIDGLYEDDEQSSVRRSHENPSIKKIYAEYLDSPLSEKAHHLLHTTYEEIPVYKA, encoded by the coding sequence ATGGTAAATGTAAAAATAGACGGAATTCCAGTAGAAGTGGAGGAAGGAACGAGTGTATTGAATGCGGCCAAGAAAGCCGGTGTTCGTATTCCGACCCTTTGCTATCATCCGGATCTTGTTCCTTTTGCTTCCTGCGGCATGTGTATCTGCAAGCAGGAAGGCAAAGCCAAGATTATTCGTGCGTGTTCGACTCCTGTCAATGAAGGTTTGAGCGTCATTACCAATGATCCCGAACTTTTTGAAGTCAGGAAGACGATCCTTGAGCTCATGTTGAGCAATCACCCATCCTCATGCTTGACTTGTATAAGGAACGGTAATTGTGAGCTCCAGACTCTTGCTGCCGAATTTGGCATCAGGGAGCAGCCGTTTGAAGTCAGGCTCACTACCAAGCCGAAGGATACTTCGACTCCTTCTTTGGTGCTTGATCCATCAAAGTGCATCAAGTGTGGTCGCTGTGTACAGGTCTGCCAGGATCTTCAGGGGGTATTTGCTCTTGAATTCATCGGTCGTGGTGATAGTACATGTATGGCTCCTGCTGCGATGCTGAAACTTGCTGACAGTCCTTGTGTAAAATGCGGACAGTGTGCTGCCCATTGCCCTGTCGGTGCCATCTATGAAAAGGATGAAACCGATTTGCTCAGGGCAGCAGTTGCTGATCCTGACAAGAAAGTCGTGGTACAGATGGCACCGGCTACGCGTGTCGGTATTTCTGAAGAGTTCGGCTATAAACCTGGTACCATATCGACTGGCAAGATGTATGCAGCATTGAGAAAACTGGGTTGTGATGTGGTCTTTGATACCAATTTCAGTGCAGACCTTACTATTATGGAGGAAGGCAGTGAATTGGTGAAACGGTTGACTACCAAAGGTAGTGTGCTGCCACAGTTTACTTCCTGCTGTCCTGCATGGGTTGATTATGTTGAAAAATACTATCCTGATCTGATGGAGAATCTTTCGACAGCAAAGTCACCTATGATGATGCAGGGAGCTGTTACAAAGACCTACTATGCAGAAGCTAGCAAAACCGATCCATCCAAGATCTTCAGTGTCGCAATCATGCCCTGTACTGCCAAGAAAGCAGAACGGATAAGAGATGACAACATGAAGGTATCTGGGTACAGCGATGTGGATTTGGTTCTTACGACGCGTGAACTTGCTCGGATGATCAGAACTGCAGGAATTGATTTTGAAGCACTTCCTGAAGAGAACGCTGACAGCCCGATCGGTGAGTACAGCGGCGCAGGAACTATTTTCGGCAATACCGGCGGTGTTATGGAAGCTGCCATCAGAACAGCCTATAATCTTGTTACCAACGAGGAACTGGACAATGTTGAAGTGGAATCCGTGCGTGGTATGGATAACTTCAGAACCGGAGAAGTTGATATCAAGGGTACCAAGGTCAGAGTTGCCGTCGTACATGGGTTGTCCAATGCAAAGCAGGTCTGTGATGAGATCCGCGCTGCAAAGGCTGCCGGGAAACAGGCTCCATATGAGTTTATTGAAGTCATGGCCTGTCGTGGCGGTTGTATCGCAGGCGGTGGACAGCCGTATGGTGCAGACGATACTGTCAGGCAGGAGCGTATCGATGGCCTCTATGAGGATGATGAGCAGTCAAGTGTGAGACGTTCTCATGAAAATCCATCGATCAAGAAGATCTACGCTGAGTATCTTGATAGTCCATTGTCAGAAAAGGCACATCATCTGCTTCATACAACCTATGAGGAGATTCCTGTGTACAAGGCCTGA
- the era gene encoding GTPase Era — protein sequence MKCGTVAIIGRPSSGKSTLVNTITEMPVSITASTPQTTRNAIRGIYTDQRGQLIFTDTPGYHLNEQKLNLKLQEVARASLEETDIIIYMLDATRPAGKEEETIASIVSSAKAPIVCCINKSDLLLPSQIDAAKAFLETHIRQAKIHIISAKEDKGIDDLLIELFALAPEGELAYPEDSYTDRPLEFRISEIIRGKTIAMVTQELPHAVYVDIADLEYNPQQEEVWVRAFIIVERESQKGIIVGKGGSTIKKIRVHSFNAIKKIFPGKQLNLDLRVKAQPKWRKNSFLLDKLIN from the coding sequence ATGAAATGTGGCACAGTAGCCATCATCGGCAGGCCTTCCAGTGGCAAAAGCACACTTGTCAATACTATCACGGAAATGCCTGTATCTATTACGGCAAGCACACCTCAGACGACACGCAATGCCATCCGTGGCATTTATACCGACCAACGGGGCCAATTGATTTTCACTGATACCCCTGGTTATCACCTCAATGAACAGAAACTCAACCTCAAGCTTCAGGAAGTTGCAAGAGCTTCCCTTGAGGAAACCGACATAATTATCTACATGCTCGATGCCACCAGACCGGCAGGAAAGGAAGAAGAAACCATCGCATCAATTGTCAGCAGCGCCAAGGCACCCATCGTATGTTGCATAAACAAGTCAGACTTACTTCTTCCCTCACAAATCGATGCAGCGAAAGCTTTCCTTGAAACTCATATCCGACAAGCCAAGATCCACATCATCAGTGCAAAGGAAGACAAAGGCATTGATGATCTGCTCATCGAGCTCTTTGCCCTGGCTCCTGAAGGAGAATTGGCTTATCCCGAGGATTCCTACACTGACAGACCTCTTGAATTCAGGATCAGTGAAATCATCCGAGGCAAGACCATTGCCATGGTCACGCAGGAATTACCACATGCTGTCTATGTGGATATTGCCGACCTGGAGTACAATCCACAGCAGGAAGAGGTCTGGGTCCGGGCCTTCATCATCGTAGAAAGAGAAAGCCAAAAGGGAATCATCGTGGGCAAGGGCGGCTCAACCATCAAGAAAATCAGAGTACATTCCTTCAATGCCATAAAAAAGATATTTCCAGGAAAGCAACTGAATCTGGATCTCAGGGTCAAGGCCCAGCCCAAGTGGCGAAAGAATTCCTTCCTTTTGGACAAACTCATCAACTAA
- a CDS encoding NAD(P)H-dependent oxidoreductase subunit E, with translation MSEKTEKFSPELMAFIDEWRNKPGNLIMILHKVQGEFGYVSRESAEEVSKLIDVPLAKIWGVLTFYHFFKLTKPGKINIQVCLGTACYLKGSEGIIEEIHNQLGLDVGKVTEDGKFSLEAVRCIGCCGLAPVMTVAGEVYGKLTKSQIPAILQKY, from the coding sequence ATGTCTGAGAAAACAGAAAAGTTCTCGCCTGAGTTGATGGCGTTCATCGACGAATGGCGGAACAAACCGGGTAATCTCATCATGATTCTGCATAAGGTACAAGGTGAATTTGGCTATGTCTCTCGTGAATCAGCGGAAGAAGTATCCAAATTGATTGATGTCCCTTTGGCAAAAATCTGGGGAGTTTTGACGTTTTATCATTTCTTCAAGCTTACGAAGCCTGGGAAAATCAACATTCAGGTCTGTCTTGGTACTGCCTGCTATCTCAAGGGTAGTGAGGGTATCATTGAGGAAATTCACAACCAGCTCGGCCTTGATGTCGGAAAAGTGACCGAGGATGGTAAGTTTTCCTTGGAGGCTGTCCGTTGCATAGGTTGCTGTGGTTTGGCTCCTGTAATGACTGTGGCCGGTGAGGTCTATGGCAAGCTGACGAAAAGTCAGATACCTGCTATCTTGCAGAAGTATTGA
- a CDS encoding NADH-quinone oxidoreductase subunit NuoF — protein MAFRNYILVCGGTGCESSRSEEIYQNLIKECEAQGVKDEVQVIKTGCFGFCEQGPIVKILPEDAFYVKVKPEDAKELVAEHIIKGREVTRLLYDKNQSKRNTKVEDIQFYQKQFRIVLRNCGKIDPENIDEYIARDGYEALEKALFEMTPEQIVDELKTAGLRGRGGAGFPTWMKWNFTKSSPGEIKYVVCNADEGDPGAYMDRSTLEGDPHSVLEAMTICGKAIGAHQGFIYIRAEYPLAIHRLEVAMKQSREYGLLGKDILGSGFDFDIEIRLGAGAFVCGEETALLQSIEGHRGMPQPRPPFPAVKGLWGKPTCINNVETFANVAVIINKGGNWFNKIGTDDSHGTKVFALTGKIANSGLVEVPMGTTLREIVFDIGGGIANGKKFKAVQTGGPSGGVITEENLDTPIDFGGLIKIGSMMGSGGMIVMDEDDCIVDVAKFYLNFSVDESCGKCAPCRIGGRSLLHILDKITCGNGTLEDIDTIHKIAHAMQKGALCALGQTTPNPVLSGLRYFPEEYRAHIVDKKCPAGKCKKLITYVIDPAKCIGCTACARKCPVGAISGERKQPHKINTAACIKCGACYATCKFGAISIH, from the coding sequence ATGGCATTCAGAAACTATATCTTGGTTTGCGGAGGTACCGGTTGTGAATCCAGCCGCTCCGAGGAGATTTATCAGAATCTCATAAAGGAATGTGAGGCCCAGGGCGTCAAGGATGAAGTACAGGTCATCAAGACCGGATGCTTTGGATTCTGCGAACAGGGCCCTATTGTCAAGATTCTTCCTGAGGATGCTTTCTATGTCAAGGTAAAACCCGAGGATGCCAAGGAACTTGTGGCCGAGCATATTATCAAAGGCCGTGAAGTTACAAGGCTTCTGTATGATAAGAACCAGAGCAAGAGGAATACAAAGGTAGAGGATATCCAGTTCTATCAGAAACAGTTTAGGATTGTCCTTCGTAACTGCGGTAAGATAGATCCTGAGAACATCGATGAGTATATTGCACGTGATGGTTATGAAGCTTTGGAAAAAGCTTTGTTCGAGATGACTCCCGAACAGATCGTTGATGAACTCAAGACTGCTGGACTTCGGGGACGTGGCGGTGCAGGTTTCCCGACCTGGATGAAATGGAATTTTACCAAGAGTTCTCCTGGTGAGATCAAGTATGTCGTATGCAATGCCGATGAGGGCGATCCTGGTGCTTATATGGACCGTTCGACTTTGGAAGGCGATCCGCATTCCGTGCTTGAGGCCATGACGATTTGTGGCAAGGCAATCGGAGCCCATCAGGGATTCATTTACATCAGGGCTGAATATCCATTGGCAATTCATCGTCTTGAAGTTGCCATGAAACAGTCCCGTGAATATGGATTGCTCGGTAAGGATATTTTGGGCAGTGGTTTTGATTTTGATATTGAAATCAGACTTGGTGCCGGTGCCTTTGTCTGTGGCGAGGAAACAGCCTTGCTTCAGTCGATTGAAGGGCATCGTGGTATGCCGCAGCCTCGTCCACCATTCCCTGCCGTCAAAGGTCTGTGGGGTAAACCGACATGTATCAATAATGTTGAGACCTTTGCAAACGTTGCTGTCATTATCAACAAGGGTGGCAATTGGTTCAATAAGATAGGAACTGATGACAGCCATGGTACCAAGGTATTTGCCTTGACTGGTAAGATTGCAAATTCTGGGTTGGTTGAAGTTCCTATGGGGACCACACTGAGAGAAATCGTATTTGATATCGGTGGTGGTATTGCCAATGGCAAGAAGTTCAAAGCCGTACAGACCGGAGGTCCTTCTGGTGGTGTCATTACCGAAGAGAACCTTGATACTCCTATTGATTTCGGTGGCTTGATCAAAATCGGCTCCATGATGGGAAGTGGTGGTATGATCGTCATGGATGAGGATGACTGTATCGTCGACGTGGCAAAGTTCTACTTGAACTTTTCTGTGGACGAATCCTGTGGCAAATGTGCTCCTTGCCGTATCGGCGGACGTTCATTGCTGCATATCCTGGATAAGATTACCTGTGGAAATGGAACTTTGGAGGATATCGATACCATCCATAAGATTGCTCATGCCATGCAGAAAGGTGCACTCTGTGCCCTTGGGCAGACTACACCGAATCCGGTACTTTCAGGACTTCGGTACTTCCCTGAGGAATACAGGGCCCACATTGTGGACAAGAAGTGCCCGGCAGGCAAGTGCAAGAAACTGATTACCTATGTAATCGATCCTGCAAAATGTATCGGTTGTACAGCTTGTGCACGCAAGTGTCCTGTCGGAGCGATTTCCGGAGAAAGGAAACAACCCCATAAGATCAACACTGCTGCATGTATCAAATGCGGTGCCTGCTATGCCACCTGCAAATTCGGTGCCATTTCAATCCACTAA
- a CDS encoding PTS sugar transporter subunit IIA has product MRLKNTLNPNLVKIGLEGTGKEEIIRELLGLLKADGKLGDIEKAFADVMEREAKMSTGIQHGVAIPHAKTSEVKELVACIGIKKEGVDFASLDGKPSELFIMTLSPKDRIGPHVQFLAEISRIIKKEEARTQLLEATTVQEVLSVFGL; this is encoded by the coding sequence ATGAGACTAAAGAATACGTTGAATCCAAATCTTGTAAAGATTGGATTGGAAGGTACAGGAAAGGAAGAAATTATCAGGGAGTTGCTAGGTCTATTGAAAGCTGATGGAAAGCTTGGTGATATCGAGAAGGCCTTTGCAGATGTGATGGAACGAGAAGCAAAAATGTCAACGGGCATACAGCACGGGGTAGCGATTCCCCATGCAAAGACTTCAGAAGTGAAGGAACTTGTTGCCTGTATTGGTATCAAAAAAGAAGGTGTTGACTTTGCTTCCTTGGATGGGAAGCCAAGTGAATTGTTCATCATGACATTGTCCCCGAAAGACCGTATCGGTCCGCATGTACAGTTTCTTGCTGAGATCAGCAGAATAATTAAGAAAGAAGAGGCCAGAACGCAATTGTTGGAGGCAACAACAGTTCAAGAAGTGCTATCAGTCTTTGGTTTGTAA